In Amphiura filiformis chromosome 1, Afil_fr2py, whole genome shotgun sequence, the following are encoded in one genomic region:
- the LOC140164633 gene encoding uncharacterized protein gives MIRDLENIERKIARHRNHLTFTHRCKQHGVTPSSLRIRCPIKTIKAKNIVEKAQKELARERIRVISNQIKSYEKERAVLKKDLETLTNDDTELRRHVEIHCENKGKSEHEKTKKRHKDKFERLKNKEWSKKVSNAASAEPDLSGTQLKRWVINTSDRKLTKPQTTLLAKGLNFAVSVDKIPNDEFIVACEKACWAIPNAEAQNLRAEVAGVLKSAKIPPPNISYDERKALRELQKDQSLIIMGADKGRSTVVTEKDTYEEKVKNMLSDTRTYEKLKGDPTGSYKRKNLLEFCKD, from the coding sequence atgatacgtGATTTAGAGAATATAGAGAGGAAAATTGCTCGCCATCGCAACCACCTTACATTCACGCACCGGTGTAAACAACATGGAGTCACACCATCAAGCCTCCGAATTCGCTGCCCGATCAAGACGATCAAAGCCAAAAACATCGTTGAAAAAGCGCAAAAGGAGCTAGCGAGAGAACGTATCCGCGTCATTAGCAACCAAATCAAGTCATATGAAAAGGAAAGAGCGGTGTTGAaaaaagatctagaaacactgacgaACGACGACACAGAGCTACGGCGCCATGTTGAAATTCATTGTGAAAACAAGGGGAAATCGGAACATGAAAAGACCAAGAAAAGGCACAAGGACAAGTTTGAACGGCTCAAGAACAAAGAATGGAGTAAAAAAGTGAGTAATGCAGCTTCGGCTGAGCCAGATCTATCAGGTACACAGCTAAAACGTTGGGTTATCAATACTTCCGATCGTAAGCTTACCAAACCACAAACCACCTTGTTGGCTAAAGGGCTAAACTTCGCGGTGTCTGTTGATAAGATTCCCAATGACGAGTTTATAGTTGCTTGCGAGAAAGCCTGTTGGGCTATTCCTAATGCTGAAGCTCAAAACTTGCGTGCAGAAGTAGCAGGTGTTCTGAAATCCGCCAAAATCCCCCCTCCTAATATTAGTTATGATGAAAGGAAAGCCCTCAGAGAGCTTCAAAAAGATCAATCGCTCATAATAATGGGAGCTGACAAGGGGAGAAGTACTGTGGTCACAGAAAAAGACACCTATGAAGAAAAAGTGAAGAACATGTTAAGTGATACAAGAACGTATGAAAAGCTTAAAGGGGACCCAACTGGCTCTTACAAAAGAAAAAACTTGTTGGAATTTTGCAAAGACTGA
- the LOC140164642 gene encoding uncharacterized protein, whose protein sequence is MVGKTEHHVVNSRQLAEDLAGVFIEEGDIFDSHDVVSLFTNTPIDKTLSIIKNRLSDDKTLKNRTNLNVDDIMELLEFVLTTTYFSSRGTIYKQKFGAAMGSPCSAIIANIFMEWLEQEAIATAPMECKPKMWKRYVDDILEIIKKGLRNDSRNISTQSTPLRTSSSRTKRKKTTRYRSLIPSL, encoded by the coding sequence ATGGTTGGAAAAACGGAGCACCATGTTGTGAATTCCCGCCAATTAGCGGAGGATCTAGCAGGGGTTTTCATCGAAGAGGGGGACATCTTTGATTCACACGATGTCGTGTCCTTATTTACCAACACCCCGATTGACAAGACACTTAGTATCATCAAGAACCGCCTGTCAGATGACAAGACATTGAAGAACAGAACTAATTTGAACGTTGATGACATAATGGAGTTACTGGAGTTTGTGTTAACGACAACATACTTTTCGTCCAGGGGGACTATATACAAACAAAAGTTCGGAGCCGCCATGGGGAGCCCATGTAGTGCAATCATCGCCAACATATTCATGGAATGGCTCGAACAAGAAGCTATTGCCACAGCACCCATGGAGTGCAAGCCTAAGATGTGGAAGAGATATGTTGACGACATCCTGGAAATCATCAAAAAGGGACTACGCAACGACTCACGGAACATCTCAACACAGTCGACCCCACTAAGAACATCAAGTTCACGCACGAAGAGGAAGAAAACAACCAGATACCGTTCCTTGATACCCTCATTATAA